From the Streptomyces sp. Tu 2975 genome, one window contains:
- a CDS encoding Lrp/AsnC family transcriptional regulator, producing MAVDELDTRILSLLIEQPRTSVREYARILGIARGTLQARIDRLERDGVITGTGPHLSPGALGHPVLAFVHIEVTQGHLDEVGDALAAVPEIIEAFSITGGGDLLTRVAARDNGHLEDVIQRLINLPGVVRTRTEMALRERVPYRLLPLVEAVGRSARAPR from the coding sequence ATGGCGGTGGACGAACTCGACACCCGCATCCTGAGTCTGCTGATCGAGCAGCCGCGCACCAGCGTGCGCGAGTACGCCCGCATCCTCGGCATCGCCCGGGGGACGCTGCAGGCCAGGATCGACCGCCTCGAGCGCGACGGCGTGATCACCGGGACGGGCCCTCACCTCTCCCCCGGCGCGCTGGGCCATCCGGTGCTGGCCTTCGTGCACATCGAGGTCACCCAGGGGCATCTGGACGAGGTGGGTGATGCGCTGGCGGCCGTGCCGGAGATCATCGAGGCGTTCTCGATCACCGGCGGCGGAGATCTGCTGACCCGTGTCGCCGCACGGGACAACGGACATCTCGAGGACGTCATCCAGCGGCTGATCAACCTGCCCGGCGTGGTGCGGACCCGCACCGAGATGGCCCTGCGCGAGAGAGTTCCCTACCGGCTGCTGCCGCTGGTCGAGGCCGTCGGCCGGTCGGCCCGTGCGCCGCGCTGA